A single genomic interval of Mesoplodon densirostris isolate mMesDen1 chromosome 8, mMesDen1 primary haplotype, whole genome shotgun sequence harbors:
- the LOC132495061 gene encoding histone lysine demethylase PHF8-like isoform X3 gives MASGPVYCLCRLPYDVTRFMIQCDTCQDWFHGSCVGVEEEKADDIDLYHCPSCEVFHGPSIMKKRCVSSKGHDTHKGKPVKTGSPTFIGELRSRTFDSSDEVILKPTGSQLSMEFLEENSFSVPILVLKKDGLGMTLPSPSFTVRDVEHYVGSDREIDVIDVTRQADCKMKLGDFVKYYYSGKREKVLNVISLEFSDTRLSNLVETPKIVRKLSWVENLWPEECILERPNVQKYCLMSVRDSYTDFHIDFGGSSVWYHVLKGEKIFYLIRPTNANLTLFECWSSSSNQNEMFFGDQVDKCYKCSVKQGQTLFIPAGWIHAVLTPVDCLVFGGNFLHSLNIEMQLKVYEIEKRLSTEDLFKFPNFETICWYVGKHILDVFRGLRENRRHPASYLVHGAKALNLAFRAWTRKEALPDHEDEIPETVRTVQLIKDLAREIGLVEDTFRQNVGKTSNTFGLQRIFPAGSIPLTRPAHSTSVSMSRLSLPSKSGSKKKGLEPKEFFKKAERKGKESSALGPAGQLSYNLMDTYSHQALKTGCSQKAKFNITGTCLNDSDDDSPDLDLDGNEVRLALLTSNGSAKRVKSLSKSRRAKIAKKVDKARLVAEQVMEDEFDLDSDDELQIDERLGKEKATLIIRPKFPRKLPRAKPCSDPNRVREPGEVEFDIEEDYTADEDMVEGVEGKLGNGSGAGGTLDLLKASRQVGGPDYAALTEAPASPSTQEAIQGMLCMANPQSSSSSPATSSLQACWPGGQERSSGSSSSGLGTASSSPASQRIPGKWPIKRPSYWRTESEEEEENASLDEQDSLGACFKDAEYIYPSLESDDDDPALKSRPKKKKNSDDAPWSPKARVTPTLPKQDCPVSEGTRVASIETGLAAAAAKLAPQELQKAPKKKYIKKKPLLKEVEQPRPQEPNLSVAVPAPPLATTPQLLTSSSPLPPPEPKQEALSGSLADHECTARPNAFGMAQANRSTTPMAPGVFLTQRRPSVGSQSNQAGPGKRPKKGLATAKQRLGRILKIYRNGKVLL, from the coding sequence ATGGCCTCGGGACCGGTGTATTGCCTCTGTCGGCTTCCTTACGATGTCACCCGCTTCATGATCCAGTGTGACACGTGCCAGGACTGGTTTCATGGCAGTTGTGTTGGTGTTGAAGAGGAGAAGGCTGATGACATTGACCTCTACCACTGCCCCAGTTGTGAGGTCTTCCATGGGCCCTCCATCATGAAAAAACGCTGTGTATCTTCAAAAGGCCATGATACACACAAGGGGAAGCCAGTGAAGACGGGAAGCCCTACGTTCATTGGAGAGCTTCGGAGTAGGACCTTTGACAGCTCAGATGAAGTGATTCTGAAGCCCACTGGAAGTCAGCTGAGCATGGAATTCCTGGAAGAGAATAGCTTCAGTGTGCCCATCCTGGTCTTGAAGAAGGATGGATTGGGGATGACGCTGCCCTCACCATCATTCACCGTGCGGGATGTGGAACACTACGTTGGTTCTGACAGAGAGATTGATGTGATTGATGTGACCCGCCAGGCCGACTGCAAGATGAAGCTTGGTGATTTTGTGAAGTATTATTATAGCGGGAAGAGGGAGAAAGTCCTCAATGTCATTAGTTTGGAATTCTCTGATACCAGGCTTTCTAACCTTGTGGAGACACCCAAGATTGTTCGGAAGCTCTCATGGGTGGAGAACTTGTGGCCAGAGGAGTGTATCCTTGAGAGGCCCAATGTGCAGAAGTACTGCCTCATGAGCGTGCGGGATAGCTATACCGACTTTCACATTGACTTTGGTGGCAGCTCGGTCTGGTACCATGTGCTCAAGGGTGAGAAGATCTTCTACCTGATCCGCCCAACAAATGCCAACCTGACTCTCTTTGAGTGCTGGAGCAGCTCCTCTAACCAGAATGAGATGTTCTTTGGGGACCAGGTGGACAAGTGCTACAAGTGTTCTGTGAAGCAAGGACAGACACTTTTCATTCCTGCAGGATGGATCCATGCTGTGCTGACCCCCGTGGACTGCCTTGTCTTTGGAGGGAACTTCTTACACAGCCTTAACATTGAAATGCAGCTCAAAGTCTATGAGATTGAGAAGCGGTTGAGCACAGAAGACCTCTTCAAGTTCCCCAACTTTGAGACCATCTGTTGGTATGTGGGAAAGCATATCCTGGACGTCTTTCGAGGTTTGCGAGAAAACAGGAGACACCCTGCCTCCTACCTGGTCCATGGTGCTAAAGCCCTGAACTTGGCCTTTAGAGCCTGGACAAGGAAAGAAGCTCTGCCAGACCACGAGGATGAGATCCCAGAGACAGTGAGGACCGTACAGCTCATTAAAGATCTGGCTAGGGAGATTGGCCTGGTGGAAGATACCTTCCGACAGAACGTTGGGAAGACAAGCAATACCTTTGGGCTGCAGAGGATCTTCCCAGCCGGCTCCATTCCCTTAACCAGGCCAGCCCATTCCACTTCAGTATCCATGTCCAGGCTGTCACTGCCCTCCAAAAGTGGTTCAAAGAAGAAAGGCCTGGAGCCCAAGGAATTCTTCAAGAAGGCAGAGCGAAAGGGCAAGGAGAGCTCAGCCTTGGGGCCTGCTGGCCAATTGAGCTATAATCTCATGGACACATACAGTCATCAGGCACTGAAGACAGGCTGTTCCCAGAAAGCAAAGTTCAACATCACTGGCACCTGCTTGAATGACTCAGATGATGACTCGCCAGACTTGGACCTTGATGGGAATGAGGTCCGGCTGGCCCTGTTGACGTCTAATGGCAGTGCCAAGAGGGTAAAGAGCTTATCCAAGTCTCGGCGAGCCAAGATCGCAAAGAAGGTAGACAAGGCTAGGCTGGTGGCAGAACAGGTGATGGAGGATGAATTTGACTTGGATTCAGATGATGAACTGCAGATTGATGAGAGACTGGGAAAGGAGAAGGCGACTCTGATAATAAGACCAAAATTTCCCCGAAAGTTGCCCCGTGCGAAGCCTTGCTCTGACCCCAACCGAGTTCGTGAACCAGGAGAAGTTGAGTTTGACATTGAGGAGGACTATACAGCAGATGAGGACATGGTAGAAGGGGTCGAAGGCAAGCTTGGAAATGGGAGTGGAGCTGGTGGAACTCTTGATCTGCTCAAGGCCAGCAGGCAGGTGGGGGGACCTGACTATGCTGCCCTCACCGAggcccctgcctctcccagcaCTCAGGAGGCCATCCAGGGCATGCTGTGCATGGCCAACCCACAGTCCTCATCATCCTCGCCAGCTACCTCCAGCCTGCAGGCCTGTTGGCCCGGGGGGCAGGAGCGAAGCAGTGGGAGTTCCAGCAGTGGGCTGGGCACAGCGTCTAGCAGTCCTGCTTCCCAGCGCATCCCAGGGAAGTGGCCCATCAAGCGGCCATCATACTGGAGAACCGagagcgaggaggaggaggagaacgcCAGTCTCGATGAACAGGACAGCTTGGGAGCATGCTTCAAGGATGCAGAGTATATTTACCCTTCCCTGGAGTCTGACGATGATGACCCTGCTTTGAAATCTCGacccaagaaaaagaagaattcagATGATGCTCCATGGAGTCCTAAAGCCCGTGTGACCCCAACTCTACCGAAGCAGGACTGTCCTGTGAGTGAGGGGACCCGGGTAGCTTCCATTGAGACAGGCTTGGCTGCAGCAGCTGCAAAGTTGGCCCCGCAGGAGCTACAGAAGgccccaaagaagaaatatatcaaGAAGAAGCCTTTGTTGAAGGAGGTAGAACAGCCTCGTCCTCAAGAGCCTAATCTCAGCGTGGCAGTACCAGCCCCACCTCTGGCCACTACACCCCAACTTCTCACCTCCTCCTCGCCCCTGCCTCCCCCTGAGCCTAAACAAGAGGCCCTCTCAGGAAGTCTTGCTGACCATGAGTGTACTGCTCGTCCCAATGCCTTTGGCATGGCCCAGGCAAACCGCAGCACCACACCCATGGCCCCTGGTGTCTTCTTGACCCAGCGGCGCCCTTCAGTTGGCTCCCAGAGCAATCAAGCAGGACCAGGAAAGCGTCCCAAAAAGGGCCTGGCTACGGCAAAGCAGAGACTCGGCCGTATCCTGAAAATCTACAGAAATGGCAAAGTGCTTCTGTGA
- the LOC132495061 gene encoding histone lysine demethylase PHF8-like isoform X2: MASGPVYCLCRLPYDVTRFMIQCDTCQDWFHGSCVGVEEEKADDIDLYHCPSCEVFHGPSIMKKRCVSSKGHDTHKGKPVKTGSPTFIGELRSRTFDSSDEVILKPTGSQLSMEFLEENSFSVPILVLKKDGLGMTLPSPSFTVRDVEHYVGSDREIDVIDVTRQADCKMKLGDFVKYYYSGKREKVLNVISLEFSDTRLSNLVETPKIVRKLSWVENLWPEECILERPNVQKYCLMSVRDSYTDFHIDFGGSSVWYHVLKGEKIFYLIRPTNANLTLFECWSSSSNQNEMFFGDQVDKCYKCSVKQGQTLFIPAGWIHAVLTPVDCLVFGGNFLHSLNIEMQLKVYEIEKRLSTEDLFKFPNFETICWYVGKHILDVFRGLRENRRHPASYLVHGAKALNLAFRAWTRKEALPDHEDEIPETVRTVQLIKDLAREIGLVEDTFRQNFNITGTCLNDSDDDSPDLDLDGNEVRLALLTSNGSAKRVKSLSKSRRAKIAKKVDKARLVAEQVMEDEFDLDSDDELQIDERLGKEKATLIIRPKFPRKLPRAKPCSDPNRVREPGEVEFDIEEDYTADEDMVEGVEGKLGNGSGAGGTLDLLKASRQVGGPDYAALTEAPASPSTQEAIQGMLCMANPQSSSSSPATSSLQACWPGGQERSSGSSSSGLGTASSSPASQRIPGKWPIKRPSYWRTESEEEEENASLDEQDSLGACFKDAEYIYPSLESDDDDPALKSRPKKKKNSDDAPWSPKARVTPTLPKQDCPVSEGTRVASIETGLAAAAAKLAPQELQKAPKKKYIKKKPLLKEVEQPRPQEPNLSVAVPAPPLATTPQLLTSSSPLPPPEPKQEALSGSLADHECTARPNAFGMAQANRSTTPMAPGVFLTQRRPSVGSQSNQAGPGKRPKKGLATAKQRLGRILKIYRNGKVLL, from the exons ATGGCCTCGGGACCGGTGTATTGCCTCTGTCGGCTTCCTTACGATGTCACCCGCTTCATGATCCAGTGTGACACGTGCCAGGACTGGTTTCATGGCAGTTGTGTTGGTGTTGAAGAGGAGAAGGCTGATGACATTGACCTCTACCACTGCCCCAGTTGTGAGGTCTTCCATGGGCCCTCCATCATGAAAAAACGCTGTGTATCTTCAAAAGGCCATGATACACACAAGGGGAAGCCAGTGAAGACGGGAAGCCCTACGTTCATTGGAGAGCTTCGGAGTAGGACCTTTGACAGCTCAGATGAAGTGATTCTGAAGCCCACTGGAAGTCAGCTGAGCATGGAATTCCTGGAAGAGAATAGCTTCAGTGTGCCCATCCTGGTCTTGAAGAAGGATGGATTGGGGATGACGCTGCCCTCACCATCATTCACCGTGCGGGATGTGGAACACTACGTTGGTTCTGACAGAGAGATTGATGTGATTGATGTGACCCGCCAGGCCGACTGCAAGATGAAGCTTGGTGATTTTGTGAAGTATTATTATAGCGGGAAGAGGGAGAAAGTCCTCAATGTCATTAGTTTGGAATTCTCTGATACCAGGCTTTCTAACCTTGTGGAGACACCCAAGATTGTTCGGAAGCTCTCATGGGTGGAGAACTTGTGGCCAGAGGAGTGTATCCTTGAGAGGCCCAATGTGCAGAAGTACTGCCTCATGAGCGTGCGGGATAGCTATACCGACTTTCACATTGACTTTGGTGGCAGCTCGGTCTGGTACCATGTGCTCAAGGGTGAGAAGATCTTCTACCTGATCCGCCCAACAAATGCCAACCTGACTCTCTTTGAGTGCTGGAGCAGCTCCTCTAACCAGAATGAGATGTTCTTTGGGGACCAGGTGGACAAGTGCTACAAGTGTTCTGTGAAGCAAGGACAGACACTTTTCATTCCTGCAGGATGGATCCATGCTGTGCTGACCCCCGTGGACTGCCTTGTCTTTGGAGGGAACTTCTTACACAGCCTTAACATTGAAATGCAGCTCAAAGTCTATGAGATTGAGAAGCGGTTGAGCACAGAAGACCTCTTCAAGTTCCCCAACTTTGAGACCATCTGTTGGTATGTGGGAAAGCATATCCTGGACGTCTTTCGAGGTTTGCGAGAAAACAGGAGACACCCTGCCTCCTACCTGGTCCATGGTGCTAAAGCCCTGAACTTGGCCTTTAGAGCCTGGACAAGGAAAGAAGCTCTGCCAGACCACGAGGATGAGATCCCAGAGACAGTGAGGACCGTACAGCTCATTAAAGATCTGGCTAGGGAGATTGGCCTGGTGGAAGATACCTTCCGACAGAAC TTCAACATCACTGGCACCTGCTTGAATGACTCAGATGATGACTCGCCAGACTTGGACCTTGATGGGAATGAGGTCCGGCTGGCCCTGTTGACGTCTAATGGCAGTGCCAAGAGGGTAAAGAGCTTATCCAAGTCTCGGCGAGCCAAGATCGCAAAGAAGGTAGACAAGGCTAGGCTGGTGGCAGAACAGGTGATGGAGGATGAATTTGACTTGGATTCAGATGATGAACTGCAGATTGATGAGAGACTGGGAAAGGAGAAGGCGACTCTGATAATAAGACCAAAATTTCCCCGAAAGTTGCCCCGTGCGAAGCCTTGCTCTGACCCCAACCGAGTTCGTGAACCAGGAGAAGTTGAGTTTGACATTGAGGAGGACTATACAGCAGATGAGGACATGGTAGAAGGGGTCGAAGGCAAGCTTGGAAATGGGAGTGGAGCTGGTGGAACTCTTGATCTGCTCAAGGCCAGCAGGCAGGTGGGGGGACCTGACTATGCTGCCCTCACCGAggcccctgcctctcccagcaCTCAGGAGGCCATCCAGGGCATGCTGTGCATGGCCAACCCACAGTCCTCATCATCCTCGCCAGCTACCTCCAGCCTGCAGGCCTGTTGGCCCGGGGGGCAGGAGCGAAGCAGTGGGAGTTCCAGCAGTGGGCTGGGCACAGCGTCTAGCAGTCCTGCTTCCCAGCGCATCCCAGGGAAGTGGCCCATCAAGCGGCCATCATACTGGAGAACCGagagcgaggaggaggaggagaacgcCAGTCTCGATGAACAGGACAGCTTGGGAGCATGCTTCAAGGATGCAGAGTATATTTACCCTTCCCTGGAGTCTGACGATGATGACCCTGCTTTGAAATCTCGacccaagaaaaagaagaattcagATGATGCTCCATGGAGTCCTAAAGCCCGTGTGACCCCAACTCTACCGAAGCAGGACTGTCCTGTGAGTGAGGGGACCCGGGTAGCTTCCATTGAGACAGGCTTGGCTGCAGCAGCTGCAAAGTTGGCCCCGCAGGAGCTACAGAAGgccccaaagaagaaatatatcaaGAAGAAGCCTTTGTTGAAGGAGGTAGAACAGCCTCGTCCTCAAGAGCCTAATCTCAGCGTGGCAGTACCAGCCCCACCTCTGGCCACTACACCCCAACTTCTCACCTCCTCCTCGCCCCTGCCTCCCCCTGAGCCTAAACAAGAGGCCCTCTCAGGAAGTCTTGCTGACCATGAGTGTACTGCTCGTCCCAATGCCTTTGGCATGGCCCAGGCAAACCGCAGCACCACACCCATGGCCCCTGGTGTCTTCTTGACCCAGCGGCGCCCTTCAGTTGGCTCCCAGAGCAATCAAGCAGGACCAGGAAAGCGTCCCAAAAAGGGCCTGGCTACGGCAAAGCAGAGACTCGGCCGTATCCTGAAAATCTACAGAAATGGCAAAGTGCTTCTGTGA
- the LOC132495061 gene encoding histone lysine demethylase PHF8-like isoform X1, whose amino-acid sequence MASGPVYCLCRLPYDVTRFMIQCDTCQDWFHGSCVGVEEEKADDIDLYHCPSCEVFHGPSIMKKRCVSSKGHDTHKGKPVKTGSPTFIGELRSRTFDSSDEVILKPTGSQLSMEFLEENSFSVPILVLKKDGLGMTLPSPSFTVRDVEHYVGSDREIDVIDVTRQADCKMKLGDFVKYYYSGKREKVLNVISLEFSDTRLSNLVETPKIVRKLSWVENLWPEECILERPNVQKYCLMSVRDSYTDFHIDFGGSSVWYHVLKGEKIFYLIRPTNANLTLFECWSSSSNQNEMFFGDQVDKCYKCSVKQGQTLFIPAGWIHAVLTPVDCLVFGGNFLHSLNIEMQLKVYEIEKRLSTEDLFKFPNFETICWYVGKHILDVFRGLRENRRHPASYLVHGAKALNLAFRAWTRKEALPDHEDEIPETVRTVQLIKDLAREIGLVEDTFRQNVGKTSNTFGLQRIFPAGSIPLTRPAHSTSVSMSRLSLPSKSGSKKKGLEPKEFFKKAERKGKESSALGPAGQLSYNLMDTYSHQALKTGCSQKAKFNITGTCLNDSDDDSPDLDLDGNEVRLALLTSNGSAKRVKSLSKSRRAKIAKKVDKARLVAEQVMEDEFDLDSDDELQIDERLGKEKATLIIRPKFPRKLPRAKPCSDPNRVREPGEVEFDIEEDYTADEDMVEGVEGKQVGGPDYAALTEAPASPSTQEAIQGMLCMANPQSSSSSPATSSLQACWPGGQERSSGSSSSGLGTASSSPASQRIPGKWPIKRPSYWRTESEEEEENASLDEQDSLGACFKDAEYIYPSLESDDDDPALKSRPKKKKNSDDAPWSPKARVTPTLPKQDCPVSEGTRVASIETGLAAAAAKLAPQELQKAPKKKYIKKKPLLKEVEQPRPQEPNLSVAVPAPPLATTPQLLTSSSPLPPPEPKQEALSGSLADHECTARPNAFGMAQANRSTTPMAPGVFLTQRRPSVGSQSNQAGPGKRPKKGLATAKQRLGRILKIYRNGKVLL is encoded by the exons ATGGCCTCGGGACCGGTGTATTGCCTCTGTCGGCTTCCTTACGATGTCACCCGCTTCATGATCCAGTGTGACACGTGCCAGGACTGGTTTCATGGCAGTTGTGTTGGTGTTGAAGAGGAGAAGGCTGATGACATTGACCTCTACCACTGCCCCAGTTGTGAGGTCTTCCATGGGCCCTCCATCATGAAAAAACGCTGTGTATCTTCAAAAGGCCATGATACACACAAGGGGAAGCCAGTGAAGACGGGAAGCCCTACGTTCATTGGAGAGCTTCGGAGTAGGACCTTTGACAGCTCAGATGAAGTGATTCTGAAGCCCACTGGAAGTCAGCTGAGCATGGAATTCCTGGAAGAGAATAGCTTCAGTGTGCCCATCCTGGTCTTGAAGAAGGATGGATTGGGGATGACGCTGCCCTCACCATCATTCACCGTGCGGGATGTGGAACACTACGTTGGTTCTGACAGAGAGATTGATGTGATTGATGTGACCCGCCAGGCCGACTGCAAGATGAAGCTTGGTGATTTTGTGAAGTATTATTATAGCGGGAAGAGGGAGAAAGTCCTCAATGTCATTAGTTTGGAATTCTCTGATACCAGGCTTTCTAACCTTGTGGAGACACCCAAGATTGTTCGGAAGCTCTCATGGGTGGAGAACTTGTGGCCAGAGGAGTGTATCCTTGAGAGGCCCAATGTGCAGAAGTACTGCCTCATGAGCGTGCGGGATAGCTATACCGACTTTCACATTGACTTTGGTGGCAGCTCGGTCTGGTACCATGTGCTCAAGGGTGAGAAGATCTTCTACCTGATCCGCCCAACAAATGCCAACCTGACTCTCTTTGAGTGCTGGAGCAGCTCCTCTAACCAGAATGAGATGTTCTTTGGGGACCAGGTGGACAAGTGCTACAAGTGTTCTGTGAAGCAAGGACAGACACTTTTCATTCCTGCAGGATGGATCCATGCTGTGCTGACCCCCGTGGACTGCCTTGTCTTTGGAGGGAACTTCTTACACAGCCTTAACATTGAAATGCAGCTCAAAGTCTATGAGATTGAGAAGCGGTTGAGCACAGAAGACCTCTTCAAGTTCCCCAACTTTGAGACCATCTGTTGGTATGTGGGAAAGCATATCCTGGACGTCTTTCGAGGTTTGCGAGAAAACAGGAGACACCCTGCCTCCTACCTGGTCCATGGTGCTAAAGCCCTGAACTTGGCCTTTAGAGCCTGGACAAGGAAAGAAGCTCTGCCAGACCACGAGGATGAGATCCCAGAGACAGTGAGGACCGTACAGCTCATTAAAGATCTGGCTAGGGAGATTGGCCTGGTGGAAGATACCTTCCGACAGAACGTTGGGAAGACAAGCAATACCTTTGGGCTGCAGAGGATCTTCCCAGCCGGCTCCATTCCCTTAACCAGGCCAGCCCATTCCACTTCAGTATCCATGTCCAGGCTGTCACTGCCCTCCAAAAGTGGTTCAAAGAAGAAAGGCCTGGAGCCCAAGGAATTCTTCAAGAAGGCAGAGCGAAAGGGCAAGGAGAGCTCAGCCTTGGGGCCTGCTGGCCAATTGAGCTATAATCTCATGGACACATACAGTCATCAGGCACTGAAGACAGGCTGTTCCCAGAAAGCAAAGTTCAACATCACTGGCACCTGCTTGAATGACTCAGATGATGACTCGCCAGACTTGGACCTTGATGGGAATGAGGTCCGGCTGGCCCTGTTGACGTCTAATGGCAGTGCCAAGAGGGTAAAGAGCTTATCCAAGTCTCGGCGAGCCAAGATCGCAAAGAAGGTAGACAAGGCTAGGCTGGTGGCAGAACAGGTGATGGAGGATGAATTTGACTTGGATTCAGATGATGAACTGCAGATTGATGAGAGACTGGGAAAGGAGAAGGCGACTCTGATAATAAGACCAAAATTTCCCCGAAAGTTGCCCCGTGCGAAGCCTTGCTCTGACCCCAACCGAGTTCGTGAACCAGGAGAAGTTGAGTTTGACATTGAGGAGGACTATACAGCAGATGAGGACATGGTAGAAGGGGTCGAAGGCAA GCAGGTGGGGGGACCTGACTATGCTGCCCTCACCGAggcccctgcctctcccagcaCTCAGGAGGCCATCCAGGGCATGCTGTGCATGGCCAACCCACAGTCCTCATCATCCTCGCCAGCTACCTCCAGCCTGCAGGCCTGTTGGCCCGGGGGGCAGGAGCGAAGCAGTGGGAGTTCCAGCAGTGGGCTGGGCACAGCGTCTAGCAGTCCTGCTTCCCAGCGCATCCCAGGGAAGTGGCCCATCAAGCGGCCATCATACTGGAGAACCGagagcgaggaggaggaggagaacgcCAGTCTCGATGAACAGGACAGCTTGGGAGCATGCTTCAAGGATGCAGAGTATATTTACCCTTCCCTGGAGTCTGACGATGATGACCCTGCTTTGAAATCTCGacccaagaaaaagaagaattcagATGATGCTCCATGGAGTCCTAAAGCCCGTGTGACCCCAACTCTACCGAAGCAGGACTGTCCTGTGAGTGAGGGGACCCGGGTAGCTTCCATTGAGACAGGCTTGGCTGCAGCAGCTGCAAAGTTGGCCCCGCAGGAGCTACAGAAGgccccaaagaagaaatatatcaaGAAGAAGCCTTTGTTGAAGGAGGTAGAACAGCCTCGTCCTCAAGAGCCTAATCTCAGCGTGGCAGTACCAGCCCCACCTCTGGCCACTACACCCCAACTTCTCACCTCCTCCTCGCCCCTGCCTCCCCCTGAGCCTAAACAAGAGGCCCTCTCAGGAAGTCTTGCTGACCATGAGTGTACTGCTCGTCCCAATGCCTTTGGCATGGCCCAGGCAAACCGCAGCACCACACCCATGGCCCCTGGTGTCTTCTTGACCCAGCGGCGCCCTTCAGTTGGCTCCCAGAGCAATCAAGCAGGACCAGGAAAGCGTCCCAAAAAGGGCCTGGCTACGGCAAAGCAGAGACTCGGCCGTATCCTGAAAATCTACAGAAATGGCAAAGTGCTTCTGTGA